The following coding sequences are from one Camelus dromedarius isolate mCamDro1 chromosome 30, mCamDro1.pat, whole genome shotgun sequence window:
- the LOC116149645 gene encoding phosphatidylinositol 3,4,5-trisphosphate-dependent Rac exchanger 1 protein, protein MCRSPGRPTVRTPMTRVPERNTSQTPDCGRLTALSIVVKTMFHYEFCHLRHRAGEHWPEDRLQPGGARILQGLRGGYCGCHLNSMSNTQHCISTMPAASWKCLPAVDGDSQSQGGPGPELKQEDHEIQDAYLQLFTKLDVSVKEMKQYVTQIDRLPSTITETTSGGSCDPRLAEEASPPPLISEDSETDGTDHGGMKKVCVKLSEEDREDSGHDTMRYRDSYLWGSVWMVRGTAEVPTQMSRLRGHFPGGGGMGCCY, encoded by the exons ATGTGCAGGAGTCCCGGGAGGCCCACCGTGAGGACCCCAATGACAAGGGTGCCGGAGAGGAACACCAGCCAAACTCCG GACTGTGGACGGCTGACAGCCCTGAGCATCGTCGTGAAGACCATGTTCCACTACGAGTTCTGCCACCTGCGACACCGAGCTGGAGAGCATTGGCCAGAGGACCGCCTGCAGCCAGGAGGTGCCCGCATCCTGCAGGGTCTCCGCGGGGGTTACTGTGGTT GTCACCTGAACTCCATGTCCAACACCCAGCACTGCATCAGCACCATGCCTGCCGCCTCCTGGAAGTGCCTACCTGCTGTGGATGGGGACTCCCAAAGCCAAG GAGGACCGGGGCCTGAGCTCAAGCAGGAGGACCATGAGATCCAGGACGCCTACCTGCAGCTCTTCACCAAACTGGATGTGTCTGTGAAGGAGATGAAGCAATATGTCACTCAAATCGACAG gctgccATCCACCATCACGGAGACCACCTCAGGTGGGTCCTGCGATCCCCGCTTGGCCGAGGAGGCCTCGCCGCCCCCGCTCATCAGTGAAGACAGTGAGACGGACGGGACCGACCACGGGGGCATGAAGAAAGTGTGCGTCAAGCTGTCTGAGGAGGATAGGGAGGACTCGGGTCACGACACCATGAGGTACCGCGACTCCTACCTGTGGGGCTCGGTGTGGATGGTCAGGGGCACAGCTGAGGTCCCAACTCAGATGTCCAGACTCAGAGGACATTTCCCAGGAGGTGGTGGGATGGGGTGCTGTTACTAA